A window of the Kineosporia corallincola genome harbors these coding sequences:
- a CDS encoding carbohydrate ABC transporter permease, with translation MSTLTRAEARNGRANRHVRSKPKGRPGTQKSIALTVLMAAFLIYTVLPLLWLVINASKTQADLFDSFGLWFGDSFALFSNIQDTLTYRDGIFLRWLGNTLIYVVVGAGGATLLATLAGYGLAKFRFPGRGAVFSIVLGAVAVPGTALAVPTFLMFSKMNLTNTPWAVIIPSLISPFGLYLMWVFAVEAIPTEILEAARVDGAGELRTFFTISIRLLAPGIVTVLLFTTVATWNNYFLPLIMLSDSDWYPLTVGLNQWNSQATGAGAQPIFNLVLTGSLLSIIPIVVAFLVLQRQWQSGLSAGSVKA, from the coding sequence ATGAGCACCCTCACCCGGGCCGAGGCCCGCAACGGCCGGGCCAACCGGCACGTGCGCTCCAAGCCCAAGGGCCGCCCCGGCACGCAGAAGTCGATCGCGCTGACCGTGCTGATGGCCGCGTTCCTGATCTACACCGTGCTGCCGCTGCTGTGGCTGGTCATCAATGCCTCCAAGACCCAGGCCGACCTGTTCGACTCCTTCGGTCTGTGGTTCGGTGACTCCTTCGCCCTGTTCAGCAACATCCAGGACACGCTGACCTACCGGGACGGCATCTTCCTGCGCTGGCTCGGCAACACGCTGATCTACGTGGTGGTCGGCGCCGGCGGCGCCACCCTGCTGGCCACCCTGGCCGGCTACGGCCTGGCCAAGTTCCGCTTCCCCGGCCGCGGTGCGGTGTTCTCCATCGTGCTCGGCGCGGTGGCCGTGCCGGGTACCGCCCTGGCCGTGCCGACCTTCCTGATGTTCAGCAAGATGAACCTGACGAACACCCCGTGGGCCGTCATCATCCCGTCGCTGATCAGCCCGTTCGGCCTGTACCTGATGTGGGTGTTCGCGGTCGAGGCGATCCCCACCGAGATCCTCGAGGCGGCCCGGGTGGACGGCGCCGGCGAACTGAGGACCTTCTTCACGATTTCGATACGGCTCCTGGCCCCCGGCATCGTGACGGTGCTGTTGTTCACTACTGTGGCGACCTGGAACAACTACTTCCTGCCACTGATCATGCTGAGCGACTCGGATTGGTACCCGTTGACCGTCGGTCTGAACCAATGGAACAGCCAGGCCACGGGTGCCGGCGCACAGCCGATCTTCAACCTCGTGCTGACCGGGTCGCTGCTGTCGATCATCCCCATCGTCGTGGCATTCCTCGTCCTGCAACGTCAGTGGCAGTCCGGCCTGTCCGCCGGAAGTGTGAAGGCGTGA
- a CDS encoding LURP-one-related/scramblase family protein, translating into MYLIKERFFDIGDDFDITDEDGRLVLHVDGKVLSLRGRLVIEDPSGRELASVHRQLVSLRETYTITVGDQKAAEVKKKFFTPFGDRFTIDVPGPDDLEMKGDLFDHEYVVERGGREVANVSKRWLTFRDTYAVRVADGEDHLLILAAVLSLDLAAARKKDD; encoded by the coding sequence ATGTACCTGATCAAGGAACGCTTCTTCGACATCGGTGACGACTTCGACATCACCGACGAGGACGGCCGGCTGGTGCTGCACGTCGACGGCAAGGTGCTGAGCCTGCGCGGGCGGCTGGTGATCGAGGACCCCTCGGGCCGTGAGCTGGCGTCGGTGCACCGGCAGCTGGTGTCGCTGCGTGAGACCTACACGATCACGGTGGGCGACCAGAAGGCCGCGGAGGTGAAGAAGAAGTTCTTCACGCCGTTCGGCGACCGGTTCACCATCGACGTGCCCGGCCCGGACGACCTGGAGATGAAGGGCGACCTGTTCGACCACGAGTACGTGGTGGAGCGGGGTGGCCGGGAGGTGGCCAACGTGTCCAAGCGCTGGCTCACCTTCCGCGACACCTACGCCGTGCGGGTGGCCGACGGCGAGGACCACCTGCTGATCCTCGCCGCCGTGCTGTCGCTCGACCTCGCGGCCGCCCGCAAGAAGGACGACTAG
- a CDS encoding ABC transporter substrate-binding protein, which translates to MSRKFRKPLARVAVTLGAVLAVGTTLAACGGGSSDDSADAGSFSQADLDAALEKGGEITYWSWTPSGEDQVAAFEKAYPNVKVNLENVGTNTDQYTKMTNAIEAGDGAPDVAQIEYYAFPQYALSESLLDLSTYGLDELKSAYTASTWGSVAFDGKVYGLPQDSGPMALFYNKKVFDEAGIDKAPTTWDEYIADAKLIHEKNPKAYITADSGDGGFTSSMIWQAGGHPFNVSGTEVSVNFEDEGTKKFTAMWNQLHQNDLLSDTVGWSDEWFKGLTDGTIASLVTGAWMPGNLEANAAGASGDWRVAPIPTYDGQPVTAENGGSGQAVLKQSKNPALAAAFVRWLNHDSASLDIFIESGGFPSTTAELGDPEFTEAKSKYFGGQQVNKVLAEAAGQVQPNWSYLPYQAYAFTIFGDTAGKAYVDRSDLNAGLASWKEALDTYGKQQGFTVK; encoded by the coding sequence ATGTCCCGTAAGTTCCGCAAGCCCCTGGCTCGCGTGGCGGTCACCCTGGGTGCCGTGCTCGCGGTCGGGACGACCCTCGCCGCGTGCGGTGGTGGCAGCTCCGACGACTCCGCCGACGCCGGGTCCTTCTCGCAGGCCGACCTCGACGCCGCGCTGGAGAAGGGTGGCGAGATCACCTACTGGAGCTGGACCCCGTCCGGCGAGGACCAGGTCGCGGCGTTCGAGAAGGCGTACCCCAACGTCAAGGTCAACCTTGAGAACGTGGGCACGAACACCGACCAGTACACCAAGATGACGAACGCGATCGAGGCCGGTGACGGTGCCCCCGACGTCGCGCAGATCGAGTACTACGCGTTCCCGCAGTACGCGCTGTCCGAGTCGCTGCTCGACCTGAGCACCTACGGCCTGGACGAGCTGAAGTCCGCCTACACGGCCTCCACCTGGGGCTCCGTGGCGTTCGACGGCAAGGTCTACGGTCTGCCGCAGGACTCCGGCCCGATGGCGCTGTTCTACAACAAGAAGGTCTTCGACGAGGCCGGCATCGACAAGGCGCCGACCACGTGGGACGAGTACATCGCCGACGCGAAGCTCATCCACGAGAAGAACCCGAAGGCCTACATCACCGCCGACAGCGGTGACGGTGGCTTCACCAGCTCGATGATCTGGCAGGCCGGCGGCCACCCGTTCAACGTCTCGGGCACCGAGGTCTCGGTCAACTTCGAGGACGAGGGCACCAAGAAGTTCACCGCCATGTGGAACCAGCTCCACCAGAACGACCTGCTCTCGGACACCGTGGGCTGGAGCGACGAGTGGTTCAAGGGCCTGACCGACGGCACCATCGCCTCGCTGGTCACCGGCGCCTGGATGCCGGGCAACCTGGAGGCCAACGCCGCCGGTGCGTCCGGTGACTGGCGGGTCGCCCCGATCCCGACCTACGACGGCCAGCCCGTCACGGCCGAGAACGGCGGCTCCGGCCAGGCCGTGCTGAAGCAGAGCAAGAACCCGGCGCTGGCCGCCGCGTTCGTGCGCTGGCTGAACCACGACTCGGCGAGCCTCGACATCTTCATCGAGAGCGGCGGCTTCCCGTCGACCACCGCCGAGCTGGGCGACCCGGAGTTCACCGAGGCCAAGTCGAAGTACTTCGGTGGCCAGCAGGTCAACAAGGTGCTCGCCGAGGCGGCCGGCCAGGTCCAGCCGAACTGGTCCTACCTGCCCTACCAGGCCTACGCGTTCACCATCTTCGGTGACACGGCCGGCAAGGCGTACGTCGACCGCAGCGACCTGAACGCCGGCCTGGCGTCCTGGAAGGAAGCGCTCGACACCTACGGCAAGCAGCAGGGCTTCACGGTCAAGTAA
- a CDS encoding LacI family DNA-binding transcriptional regulator → MADVARIAGVSGQTVSRVVNGRTNVDETTRGRVLAAMSEVGYRPNNAARALRLGRFGNIGVIMFTLSSFGNMQTLDSIAKAAVDANYSLTLIPVRRASQSDVTKAFARLNKQAVDGVIIVIEAHLIDTNEVQLPAGLPLVVVDAGAQLPAPVVDTDQAEGAKLATEHLLGLGHDTVWHVSGPESSYSAVRRRQSWHDTLRANGRAVPPVIIGDWSSDAGYRAGLELAENPDVTAIFAANDQMALGILRAMHERGRPVPGQVSVLGFDDMAEAKDFWPPLTTIRQSFGAVGRRSVDLLIHGIKNGTSTPVNVLVPIELVVRASTAPPPEGMLGNSMPAAGHP, encoded by the coding sequence ATGGCCGACGTCGCCCGAATTGCGGGGGTTTCGGGGCAGACGGTATCGCGGGTGGTGAATGGGCGCACAAACGTCGACGAAACCACGCGCGGTCGCGTATTGGCCGCGATGAGTGAAGTCGGCTACCGGCCGAACAATGCCGCTCGCGCTCTGCGATTAGGACGATTCGGCAATATCGGCGTCATCATGTTCACGTTGTCGTCGTTCGGGAACATGCAGACGCTCGACTCGATCGCCAAGGCGGCCGTCGACGCGAACTACTCCCTCACCCTGATCCCGGTGCGGCGGGCCTCGCAGTCCGACGTCACCAAGGCCTTCGCCCGGCTGAACAAGCAGGCGGTCGACGGCGTGATCATCGTGATCGAGGCGCACCTGATCGACACCAACGAGGTGCAGCTGCCGGCCGGGCTGCCGCTCGTGGTGGTGGACGCGGGGGCCCAGCTGCCGGCCCCGGTGGTCGACACCGACCAGGCCGAGGGCGCGAAACTGGCCACCGAGCACCTGCTCGGACTCGGCCACGACACGGTGTGGCACGTCTCCGGTCCGGAGAGCTCGTACTCCGCCGTGCGCCGCCGGCAGTCCTGGCACGACACGCTGCGGGCGAACGGCCGCGCGGTGCCACCGGTGATCATCGGCGACTGGTCGTCCGACGCGGGTTACCGGGCCGGACTGGAACTGGCCGAGAACCCGGACGTGACCGCCATTTTCGCGGCCAACGACCAGATGGCGCTGGGCATCCTGCGGGCGATGCACGAGCGTGGGCGGCCGGTGCCGGGCCAGGTCAGCGTGCTCGGGTTCGACGACATGGCCGAGGCCAAGGACTTCTGGCCGCCACTGACCACGATCCGGCAGAGCTTCGGCGCGGTCGGGCGGCGCAGCGTGGACCTGCTGATCCACGGCATCAAGAACGGCACCAGCACGCCGGTCAACGTGCTGGTGCCGATCGAGCTGGTGGTGCGGGCGAGTACCGCTCCCCCGCCCGAGGGCATGTTGGGGAATTCCATGCCTGCTGCGGGGCACCCGTGA
- a CDS encoding glycoside hydrolase family 35 protein encodes MAELTIGEKDFLLDGEPYQILSGALHYFRIHPDQWADRIHKARLMGLNTIETYVPWNAHAPRRGEFVTEGGLDLERFLRLVAAEGMHAIVRPGPYICAEWSNGGLPPWLLRIPGVELRRAEPQYLKALTEYLQAVYRIVAPLQIDRGGPVFLVQIENEYGAYGSDKEYLAELVRVTREADITVPLTTIDQPDPQMLADGSLPGLHMTASFGSRSTERFATLRQFQPTGPLMCMEFWNGWFDSWGFHHHTTTVEESDTALDEILRVGGSVNFYMFHGGTNFGMTNGANDKGAYVPLVTSYDYDAPLDEAGHPTAKFHAFRKTIAKYAPVPDEVPPPGPAAPVLEVALQERAGLLGLAAELGAARDADHAATFEELGQDTGFVLYETSVEGRAPGVLTLDEVRDRAWVFADGVPVGILARDSHERSIRLPLASSTIGILVEDQGRVNYGPRLGEEKGLIGEIRLAGEPLTGWTATPLDVELLPGLDLAGRSTDHGPTVLTAEFELDAPADLFLDTAAWGKGLAWVNGFDLGRYWRRGPTRTLYVPGPVTRAGVNRIVVLELEAMAEPVARFVEGLSLGQTEF; translated from the coding sequence GTGGCTGAACTGACCATCGGGGAGAAGGACTTCCTCCTGGACGGGGAGCCGTACCAGATCCTGTCCGGTGCCCTGCACTACTTCCGGATCCACCCGGACCAGTGGGCCGACCGGATCCACAAGGCCCGGCTGATGGGCCTGAACACGATCGAGACCTACGTGCCGTGGAACGCGCACGCGCCGCGGCGCGGCGAGTTCGTCACCGAGGGCGGCCTGGACCTGGAGCGGTTCCTGCGCCTGGTGGCCGCCGAGGGCATGCACGCGATCGTCCGCCCCGGCCCGTACATCTGCGCGGAGTGGAGCAACGGCGGTCTGCCGCCGTGGCTGCTGCGCATCCCCGGGGTGGAGCTGCGCCGGGCCGAGCCGCAGTACCTGAAGGCCCTCACCGAGTACCTCCAGGCGGTCTACCGGATCGTCGCCCCGCTCCAGATCGACCGCGGCGGGCCGGTTTTCCTGGTGCAGATCGAGAACGAGTACGGCGCCTACGGATCCGACAAGGAGTACCTGGCCGAGCTGGTCCGGGTCACCCGCGAGGCGGACATCACCGTGCCGCTGACCACGATCGACCAGCCCGACCCGCAGATGCTGGCCGACGGCAGCCTGCCCGGCCTGCACATGACCGCCTCGTTCGGCTCGCGCAGCACCGAGCGGTTCGCCACCCTGCGTCAGTTCCAGCCCACCGGGCCGCTGATGTGCATGGAGTTCTGGAACGGCTGGTTCGACAGCTGGGGCTTCCACCACCACACCACCACGGTGGAGGAGTCGGACACCGCGCTGGACGAGATCCTGCGGGTGGGTGGCTCGGTGAACTTCTACATGTTCCACGGCGGCACCAACTTCGGCATGACCAACGGCGCCAACGACAAGGGCGCCTACGTGCCGCTGGTGACGTCGTACGACTACGACGCCCCGCTCGACGAGGCCGGCCACCCGACCGCCAAGTTCCACGCCTTCCGCAAGACGATCGCCAAGTACGCCCCGGTGCCCGACGAGGTGCCGCCGCCCGGCCCGGCCGCGCCGGTGCTGGAGGTCGCGCTCCAGGAGCGGGCGGGGCTGCTCGGCCTGGCCGCCGAACTCGGCGCGGCCCGCGACGCCGATCACGCCGCGACCTTCGAGGAGCTCGGCCAGGACACCGGTTTCGTGCTCTACGAGACGTCGGTCGAGGGCCGGGCGCCGGGTGTGCTCACCCTGGACGAGGTGCGGGACCGGGCCTGGGTGTTCGCCGACGGCGTCCCGGTCGGCATCCTGGCCAGGGACTCGCACGAGCGCTCGATCCGTCTGCCGCTCGCGTCGTCCACCATCGGGATCCTGGTGGAGGATCAGGGACGGGTGAACTACGGCCCGCGGCTGGGCGAGGAGAAGGGCCTGATCGGCGAGATCCGGCTGGCCGGCGAGCCGCTGACCGGCTGGACGGCGACTCCGCTCGACGTCGAGCTGCTGCCCGGGCTGGACCTGGCCGGCCGGTCCACCGACCACGGCCCGACGGTGCTGACCGCGGAGTTCGAGCTGGACGCGCCCGCCGACCTGTTCCTCGACACCGCCGCCTGGGGCAAGGGCCTGGCCTGGGTCAACGGGTTCGACCTGGGCCGCTACTGGCGTCGCGGACCGACCCGGACGCTGTACGTGCCCGGCCCGGTGACCCGGGCCGGTGTGAACCGGATCGTGGTGCTGGAGCTGGAGGCGATGGCCGAGCCGGTGGCCCGGTTCGTCGAGGGTCTGAGCCTGGGGCAGACCGAGTTCTGA
- a CDS encoding carbohydrate ABC transporter permease, whose protein sequence is MTMASVTARTVPPARSALRRKPRKDWRGWIFVGPFMAVFALVFIAPLFYAIYLSTFRKQLIGGNHFVGLDNYTQLFQDASFWEALLRVLLFLVVQVPIMLGIALAAAMAIDSARLYAAGLFRIVLFLPYAVPAVVAALMWGFIYGDQFGLVGNVNDILGSTVLKPFSSDWMLISIGNIVTWEFVGYNMLIFYTTLKTIPTELYEAAELDGAGQLWIIRAIKIPALRGALVIGTIFSIIGSFQLFNEPNILRPLAENILTTDYTPNMYAYNLAFSGQQQNYSATVAIVMGVVTAVIAYVVQLRGSRTEDR, encoded by the coding sequence ATGACGATGGCGTCGGTGACCGCGAGGACGGTCCCGCCCGCGCGGTCTGCGCTTCGGCGCAAGCCGCGTAAGGATTGGCGTGGCTGGATTTTCGTCGGGCCCTTCATGGCCGTGTTCGCGCTGGTCTTCATCGCGCCGCTGTTCTACGCGATCTACCTGAGCACCTTCCGCAAGCAGCTGATCGGCGGCAACCACTTCGTCGGTCTGGACAACTACACCCAGCTGTTCCAGGACGCCAGCTTCTGGGAGGCGCTCCTGCGGGTGCTGCTCTTCCTGGTGGTGCAGGTCCCGATCATGCTGGGCATCGCGCTCGCCGCGGCGATGGCGATCGACAGTGCGCGGCTGTACGCCGCGGGCCTCTTCCGGATCGTGCTCTTCCTGCCCTACGCGGTGCCGGCCGTGGTGGCCGCGCTGATGTGGGGCTTCATCTACGGCGACCAGTTCGGTCTGGTCGGCAACGTCAACGACATCCTCGGGTCCACCGTGCTGAAGCCGTTCAGCTCCGACTGGATGCTGATCTCGATCGGCAACATCGTGACCTGGGAGTTCGTCGGCTACAACATGCTGATCTTCTACACCACGCTGAAGACGATCCCGACCGAGCTCTACGAGGCCGCGGAACTCGACGGCGCGGGCCAGCTCTGGATCATCCGCGCGATCAAGATCCCGGCCCTGCGCGGTGCCCTGGTGATCGGCACGATCTTCTCGATCATCGGTAGCTTCCAGCTGTTCAACGAGCCGAACATCCTGCGCCCGCTGGCCGAGAACATCCTCACCACCGACTACACCCCGAACATGTACGCCTACAACCTGGCCTTCAGTGGGCAGCAGCAGAACTACTCGGCCACCGTCGCGATCGTGATGGGCGTCGTGACCGCGGTCATCGCCTACGTCGTGCAGCTGCGTGGCTCGCGGACGGAGGACCGCTGA
- the arfA gene encoding arabinosylfuranosidase ArfA produces the protein MIPADLRVHLGETVAAVPPRLFGGFVEHMGRCVYQGIYEPGHPSADTEGFRQDVLELVRELGVTVARYPGGNFVSGYRWEDGVGPREQRPVRLDAAWHSTETNQVGLHEFAGWAQRAGVEVMQAVNLGTRGILEAGDLLEYSNHPGGTALSERRRANGADEPFGITLWCLGNEMDGPWQIGHKSADEYGRLAAETARYMRFLDHRVELVVAGSSNMEMPTFGEWERTVLRHTAELADHISVHAYYEESDGDVASFLASGAGLDRYLDTVAGIIDEVLAELGLDRKIGISVDEWNVWYQRDWNENHKDAVLSGDWPQAPRLIEDEYNVTDAVVVGSLLISLLRHSDRVSMANLAQLVNVIAPIRCEPDAAAWRQTTFFPFALTSARGRGAVLGSDLTVGSAPTARYGDVELVDAVSTVADDGSVSVFVVNRAVTDEAALSIEFTGGELVLADAQTLTAPTGGDRFTTNTRNEQPVSPVALSGIRTETGEGATRLAVTLPPVSWSVLTLRPAQKLSEEQRG, from the coding sequence ATGATCCCGGCAGACCTGCGGGTCCATCTCGGCGAGACGGTGGCGGCTGTTCCGCCGCGACTGTTCGGCGGTTTCGTCGAGCACATGGGCCGGTGCGTCTACCAGGGCATCTACGAACCGGGGCACCCGAGCGCCGACACCGAGGGGTTCCGTCAGGACGTCCTCGAACTGGTGCGGGAACTCGGCGTCACCGTGGCCCGTTACCCGGGCGGCAATTTCGTCTCCGGCTACCGCTGGGAAGACGGCGTCGGGCCGCGCGAGCAGCGCCCCGTGCGCCTGGACGCGGCCTGGCACAGCACCGAGACCAACCAGGTCGGGCTGCACGAGTTCGCCGGCTGGGCGCAGCGGGCCGGCGTCGAGGTGATGCAGGCCGTGAACCTCGGCACCCGTGGCATTCTCGAGGCCGGCGACCTGCTGGAGTACTCCAACCACCCGGGCGGCACCGCGCTCAGCGAGCGGCGCCGGGCCAACGGCGCCGACGAGCCGTTCGGCATCACCCTGTGGTGCCTGGGCAACGAGATGGACGGTCCCTGGCAGATCGGCCACAAGAGCGCCGACGAGTACGGTCGCCTGGCCGCCGAGACCGCCCGCTACATGCGCTTTCTCGACCACCGCGTGGAGCTGGTGGTGGCCGGCAGCTCGAACATGGAGATGCCGACCTTCGGGGAGTGGGAGCGCACCGTTCTGCGGCACACCGCGGAGCTCGCCGACCACATCTCGGTGCACGCCTACTACGAGGAGAGCGACGGTGACGTCGCCAGCTTCCTCGCCTCCGGCGCCGGGCTGGACCGCTACCTCGACACCGTCGCGGGCATCATCGACGAGGTGCTCGCCGAACTGGGCCTGGACAGGAAGATCGGCATCAGCGTCGACGAGTGGAACGTCTGGTACCAGCGGGACTGGAACGAGAACCACAAGGACGCCGTGCTCTCCGGCGACTGGCCGCAGGCCCCGCGGCTGATCGAGGACGAGTACAACGTCACCGACGCGGTGGTGGTCGGCTCACTGCTGATCTCGCTGCTGCGGCACAGTGACCGGGTCTCGATGGCCAACCTGGCCCAGCTGGTCAACGTGATCGCCCCGATCCGGTGCGAGCCCGACGCCGCCGCCTGGCGCCAGACCACGTTCTTCCCGTTCGCCCTGACCTCGGCGCGGGGCCGGGGTGCCGTGCTCGGCTCGGACCTGACGGTGGGCTCGGCGCCCACCGCGCGCTACGGCGACGTCGAACTGGTGGACGCTGTCAGCACCGTCGCGGACGACGGTTCCGTCTCGGTGTTCGTGGTCAACCGGGCCGTGACCGACGAGGCCGCCCTCAGCATCGAGTTCACCGGCGGCGAGCTGGTTCTCGCCGACGCGCAGACCCTCACCGCCCCGACCGGCGGCGACCGCTTCACCACCAACACCCGCAACGAGCAGCCGGTCTCGCCGGTCGCGCTGTCCGGCATCCGCACGGAGACCGGGGAGGGAGCGACCCGGCTGGCCGTCACGCTCCCGCCCGTCTCCTGGTCGGTGCTGACCCTGCGCCCGGCACAGAAACTTTCGGAGGAACAGCGTGGCTGA
- a CDS encoding putative bifunctional diguanylate cyclase/phosphodiesterase, producing MTRDGWGRPTVLGDIAEPAVMMNPAMRVLDLDEWFRRNPQAASVVVRACPSGAGSLVLDRGWFERWINGRLGFGRAVHSRTTLARLATEVPTVLLPAGTEIAEAGAVVTDELGSSHGVSTIGALMPDGEVMTVSVTTLFRSLSRDFAFQARHDPLTGLPNRTSLAEWSGEPDEVTVLYVDLDRFKDVNDGLGHAAGDQVLREFADRLRRLARAGDRVVRLGGDEFALLLSGVLTPGQAQAVADRIVHEAALPFAVTVDHGAGEAVDSLVTIGASVGVAGVEAVPQIGGPLLPELVSRADLAMVRSKAKGRGRVTQFDPGLLARRARHHLERRLREAVREARLTLAYQPLAGVLSGRIVGAEALARWDDEELGPVSPVEFITVAEETGLIVDLGRWVLRTACFEAASWPSGGGGDRLKVSVNVSALQIAQPSFFREVLQALTDSGLPASCLCLELTETAVIGDMRSTAQLLREIRDLGVSIALDDFGTGFSSLTMLRDLPADLVKIDKSFVDKVTDETSADSVLTRLVVSTAHSLGMRVVAEGVETAEQAGLLGSMGCDVLQGWLIAKPQPDLAGWLHSRAGATAGE from the coding sequence GTGACCCGCGACGGATGGGGCCGCCCGACGGTCCTGGGAGACATCGCCGAGCCGGCCGTGATGATGAACCCGGCCATGCGGGTGCTGGACCTGGACGAGTGGTTCCGCCGCAACCCGCAGGCCGCGAGCGTGGTGGTGCGCGCCTGCCCGTCCGGCGCCGGGTCGCTGGTGCTGGACCGGGGCTGGTTCGAGCGCTGGATCAACGGCCGGCTCGGCTTCGGCCGGGCCGTGCACAGCCGCACCACGCTGGCCCGGCTGGCGACCGAGGTGCCCACGGTGCTGCTGCCGGCGGGCACCGAAATCGCCGAGGCGGGTGCCGTGGTCACCGACGAGCTCGGCTCCTCGCACGGCGTCTCCACCATCGGTGCCCTGATGCCCGACGGCGAGGTGATGACGGTCAGCGTGACCACGCTGTTCCGTTCCCTGTCACGGGATTTCGCGTTCCAGGCCCGGCACGACCCGCTGACCGGCCTGCCCAACCGGACGTCGCTGGCGGAGTGGTCGGGTGAACCGGACGAGGTCACCGTGCTGTACGTCGACCTGGACCGGTTCAAGGACGTCAACGACGGCCTCGGCCATGCCGCCGGCGACCAGGTGCTGCGGGAGTTCGCCGACCGGTTGCGGCGGCTGGCCCGCGCCGGCGACCGGGTGGTGCGCCTGGGCGGTGACGAGTTCGCCCTGCTGTTGTCCGGCGTGCTGACCCCGGGCCAGGCCCAGGCGGTCGCGGACCGGATCGTGCACGAGGCGGCGCTGCCGTTCGCCGTCACGGTCGACCACGGGGCCGGCGAGGCGGTGGACTCGCTGGTGACGATCGGCGCGAGCGTCGGCGTGGCCGGGGTGGAGGCGGTGCCGCAGATCGGCGGCCCTCTGCTGCCCGAGCTGGTCTCGCGGGCCGACCTGGCGATGGTCCGGTCCAAGGCGAAGGGCCGCGGCCGGGTCACCCAGTTCGACCCCGGGCTGCTGGCCCGCCGGGCCCGGCACCACCTGGAGCGGCGGCTGCGCGAGGCGGTGCGCGAGGCGCGGCTCACCCTGGCCTACCAGCCGCTGGCCGGGGTGCTGAGCGGCCGCATCGTCGGCGCCGAGGCCCTGGCCCGCTGGGACGACGAGGAGCTCGGCCCGGTGTCACCGGTGGAGTTCATCACCGTGGCCGAGGAGACCGGGCTGATCGTCGACCTCGGCCGATGGGTGCTGCGCACAGCCTGTTTCGAGGCCGCGAGCTGGCCTTCGGGGGGTGGGGGAGATCGGCTCAAGGTCTCGGTCAACGTGTCCGCGCTCCAGATCGCCCAGCCGTCGTTCTTCCGCGAGGTGCTCCAGGCGCTGACCGACTCCGGCCTGCCCGCGTCGTGCCTGTGCCTGGAACTCACCGAGACCGCCGTGATCGGCGACATGCGCTCGACCGCCCAGCTGCTGCGCGAGATCCGCGACCTGGGCGTGAGCATCGCGCTGGACGACTTCGGCACCGGGTTCTCGTCGCTGACCATGCTCCGCGACCTGCCCGCCGACCTGGTCAAGATCGACAAGTCGTTCGTCGACAAGGTCACCGACGAGACCTCCGCCGACAGCGTGCTGACCCGGCTCGTGGTCAGTACCGCGCACTCACTCGGGATGCGGGTCGTCGCCGAGGGCGTCGAGACCGCCGAGCAGGCAGGACTTCTCGGCTCGATGGGCTGTGACGTGCTCCAGGGCTGGCTGATCGCCAAGCCGCAGCCCGACCTGGCCGGGTGGCTGCACTCGCGGGCGGGCGCGACTGCCGGAGAATGA